GGACATTAAGGCTAGTATTGAACGTTGTGCAAAATTGGAGAAACTTTGCTCTAAACAGCCAAAGCAAACAGGAATTGCAGATGTTGACACCTATGTACAGGGAGTTTACAATGCAGCCATCAGTTCCGCAGCATCATCAGCTTTACTTCAAGACCTTTATTATCGTCAGATTGGCGAAACAAAGGATGGTGTTACAGACGTAACCATCAAGAAGCCTACCGTAGAGGAACTTGTCGCATTAGGCACAACTCTAACAGCAGAAGGTGTTTCTATCGCTGAGGCGGGGAAAGGTGCAGAAGCTGCAACCAAGGCATCTTCTACTAACAAAAATCCAATGAAAGTAGCTAAGATAGCATCAGCTCTAGCCTTTACAAAAGATGCTTACCCTGTCTTGCTTGAAGAATCAAAGGCAAAGGTCGCTGCCATCAAGCAGATGATTGAAACAGCAAAAACTGCAAAGAATCTGTAATGGGAAATTTTCGTATTTTATATGCGGTCATACTTGCGTGTATCCTTTGTGGGTATACGCAAGTTTCCTTAGCAGCCGATGACCGCCCTGTCATAGGCGTAACTCAGTTTACCTGCGATGAAGAGAGTCCTTACACAGGACTTATAACAGAGAAAGTTGTGGAAATGTTGACTAACACTCACCGTTTTGTTGTTGTTGACAGAACAAGTCGCGATAAAGTAATGGATGAGCTTGAACTACAGAAGAGCGAGGCTTTTCTCGACAGCCATAATCTTGCAGAACAAGGTGCGGCTGTTGCTGCCGAGCAATTGGTAACAGGTCATATTGTCAAGATTCCAGTTTATCGCATGAAGAACGGTGACGGAAGTACACGTGGCTATAAAGCGAGTGTAGCATTTCAGTTGAAAGTTGTTGACGTAGAGACAGGCGTAAGCAATGAGGCGCAGAGTTTTGATGGAAAATGCAGTAAGGAAATGCTGTCGCCAGAGAGTGCCGTTACAGTAGCCATGCAAAGCTTACAGTCCGATATCTACGAATATTTCCGTATCAATTTTCCTGTCAAAGGAAAAGTCTTGAAGACGATAGGTAAAAGCACGATACTTCTCAATGTTGGCAAGGAAGCCGGAATCAAGGTCGGCGATATGTTTACGATAGAATCAGTAGAGATGCTTGACGGCAAACCGTATCCGTCAGAACTCGGGAAGGCCAAGGTGACAAAACTATCAGGAGAGTCATTCGCCGAATGCAGCGTGTCAAGCAAAATCATTACCGCTATTGAAAATAGTAAAGCTTCTCACAATTTAATTCGTTGTAACCTAATTATCAAGAAATGAGTATGAAAAAAATTGTAACAATACTATTGGGGCTGTGTGCGTTCTGCTGCACATGGGCACAAAGCATAGAGTCTCAAGTTACTCCTTTACCTACGGCACGACCAAAGATTATGGTCATACCATATACAACGCAAGGTGAAGACATACGTACCGTTTTGGAGAATGACGTGAATAAGCGTATTGCCTTGACCAAGATAAAGGAAGCATTCGACCAAAGGGGGTATACAACAGTTGATTTTTTTGCCAAGTTAAAAGCCTTGTCAAAAGCAACCGCATTAGGCAATACCCAACAACAGGATGTCAAGACTATGATTATACAACAGTCTGGTGCAGATGTTTATGTCGAAGCGGAAATAAGCCTGTTGGAATCTCCTTCTGGCAATGCCATGAAAGTAATCCTGTCTGGTTATGAAACATCTACTGCAAATTCGCTTTCCAATGCTGTGTGCGAAAGTGGTAAGTTTTACACCGATGACTATGGTAAACTTACATCAAGAGCTGTCGAGATAGGGATGGACAAATTCTTGAACACCATGCAGGAAAAACTGATGGACATAGCTGAAAACGGACAATCCATAGCGGTAACTGTCGGCATTGACGAGACATCATCTCGCTCTATGTCGCAAGAGGTTGGCGCTGACGGTCTTGCTTTGTCCGATGCATTAGAAATGTGGGTAGAAGAAAATGCTTATAAAGGCAATTACCATATACAGGGAACAACCGACAAGCAGATGCTCTTCGACGATATTCGCATACCGCTAAAAGACGAGAACGGAAGAACATATAATATCAATAAGTTTGGATTGAAGCTGCTGACATTTTTCAAGAATCTTGGAATCAAGATTGAGAGAACTACAAGCAACAATATGCTGATTGTAACCATTAAATAACAGGAGGGTAGATTATGAGAAAAGTATTGCTTACAATGATAATCTTGCTGACCTCTTATGCAACTATTTTCGCACAAGGAATAGAAATAGCTTTTGCACTTCCTGTTGGTAATTGTCAATTAAGTGATAATACTGCAAAGATGCTAAGGAGCAAGTTCTTGCCAGCCATGACAGAAAGTGGAGTTGAAACAGCCGAAGTAAGTACCATTGCCATAAAGCCAGAGATTAGTTTCGTTAATAAACAAGTTGTTGAAGGCGGTATGAGGAATATACATACAAGCGACATACAATTCAATTTTGTCTGTACCAATCTTGCCACAAGTACAACTTTTGCAAGTTGTGTCGTTACAGTACGTGGAGAAGGATTCTCTGATGATGACGCAATAAAAAATGCCATTTCTAAATTGTCTGCCCAAGACAAACGTCTAACAGACTTTGTGAATAAGGCAAAAGACAAAATCATAGATTACTATCAGCACAATCTAAATTCTGTTATATCACGTGCTCGCACTTTCGCCAATATTCAACAATATGGCGAGGGACTGGCTCTGTTATTTTCTTGTCCTGCGACAATCTCTGGTTACACAAAAATCAATGACGAGATAACTACAATTTATCGTCAATACCAAACGCAGGAATGCAATAATGTCATCCAGAAAGCTCGGGCAGAATTCTCTAATGGTAATTTTGATGCGGCAGTCGAATATCTA
This Segatella copri DSM 18205 DNA region includes the following protein-coding sequences:
- a CDS encoding CsgG/HfaB family protein → MGNFRILYAVILACILCGYTQVSLAADDRPVIGVTQFTCDEESPYTGLITEKVVEMLTNTHRFVVVDRTSRDKVMDELELQKSEAFLDSHNLAEQGAAVAAEQLVTGHIVKIPVYRMKNGDGSTRGYKASVAFQLKVVDVETGVSNEAQSFDGKCSKEMLSPESAVTVAMQSLQSDIYEYFRINFPVKGKVLKTIGKSTILLNVGKEAGIKVGDMFTIESVEMLDGKPYPSELGKAKVTKLSGESFAECSVSSKIITAIENSKASHNLIRCNLIIKK
- a CDS encoding DUF6175 family protein; the protein is MKKIVTILLGLCAFCCTWAQSIESQVTPLPTARPKIMVIPYTTQGEDIRTVLENDVNKRIALTKIKEAFDQRGYTTVDFFAKLKALSKATALGNTQQQDVKTMIIQQSGADVYVEAEISLLESPSGNAMKVILSGYETSTANSLSNAVCESGKFYTDDYGKLTSRAVEIGMDKFLNTMQEKLMDIAENGQSIAVTVGIDETSSRSMSQEVGADGLALSDALEMWVEENAYKGNYHIQGTTDKQMLFDDIRIPLKDENGRTYNINKFGLKLLTFFKNLGIKIERTTSNNMLIVTIK